In a genomic window of Occallatibacter riparius:
- a CDS encoding AAA family ATPase, which produces MEKLNRNRYFAGIILAFFLLASGTSLYLRNQLAASQAAPTVGKAIQQMREHPSDWKTEKDISGMMSDLKTDKVAAIGISSSAVLVTTRTGERYFVLDEGGRVSGPILSAYENSAHASFPLALLASQSKSFEPSALEVAVDAAAVGLGLALVFGTFFRLRRKKRPNLTFNDVIGAEEAKQAFDDVVDYLRNPRRYADFGAKPPKGILLVGPPGVGKTRLAQALAGECNASFIDITGSAFSSPLYGMGIRQVKSVFRQARRKAPCILFIDEIDGIGKRTAVERASDAEPNRIINQLLTEMDGFHAANGVIVIGATNKPDALDEAMLREGRFDRKIHVDLPDLEDRKALFEHYTGKIAATDYLDVEQLARLTTGLSPAAIAASVNSAALVAARTGCSSLGMKHLCEAIEIQSMGEASGKVLTEAERRRIAIHEAGHAIVSAHTNTGTLEKVTILPRGPALGVTLVTPNKETELYLRSELENRIQMYLGGRIAERLVLGDVSSGAASDLTEASILAFRMVAEMGMSKDGKLFSLGACQKLGLHTDHLFYLDQTQELLNEMESRCTQMLEELRPALDELVEMLLERETVPGEEVKALVLNLSEPVLV; this is translated from the coding sequence ATGGAAAAGCTCAATAGAAACAGGTATTTTGCTGGAATTATTCTCGCTTTCTTCTTGCTTGCTTCAGGCACATCGCTCTACCTCCGCAATCAGCTTGCCGCTTCCCAGGCCGCGCCCACCGTCGGCAAGGCCATCCAGCAAATGCGAGAGCATCCCTCGGACTGGAAGACCGAAAAGGACATCTCCGGCATGATGTCCGACCTCAAGACGGACAAGGTCGCTGCAATCGGTATCTCCTCGTCCGCAGTGCTGGTCACAACCCGCACCGGCGAGCGCTACTTCGTTCTGGATGAAGGCGGAAGGGTCTCCGGCCCGATTCTGTCTGCCTATGAGAACTCTGCCCACGCGAGCTTCCCGCTTGCCCTGCTCGCTTCCCAGTCGAAGTCGTTCGAGCCGAGCGCTCTCGAGGTCGCCGTGGACGCCGCGGCTGTTGGCCTCGGCCTGGCTCTGGTGTTCGGCACGTTCTTCAGGTTGCGACGGAAGAAGCGGCCCAATCTGACGTTCAACGACGTCATCGGCGCCGAAGAGGCGAAGCAGGCCTTTGATGATGTCGTCGATTACCTTCGCAATCCCCGACGGTATGCCGACTTCGGCGCCAAGCCTCCCAAAGGGATCCTTCTGGTCGGGCCTCCGGGAGTAGGCAAGACTCGCCTCGCGCAAGCTCTGGCCGGCGAATGCAACGCTTCCTTCATCGACATCACCGGCAGCGCGTTTTCATCGCCTCTCTACGGCATGGGCATCCGGCAGGTGAAAAGTGTCTTCCGGCAGGCAAGACGGAAGGCGCCCTGCATCCTGTTCATCGACGAAATCGACGGCATCGGCAAGCGCACCGCCGTCGAGCGAGCCAGCGATGCTGAGCCCAATCGGATCATCAATCAGCTGCTGACAGAGATGGATGGGTTCCACGCTGCCAACGGCGTCATCGTGATCGGCGCGACCAACAAACCCGACGCTCTCGATGAAGCCATGCTGCGCGAAGGACGCTTCGATCGCAAAATCCACGTCGATCTTCCCGATCTCGAAGATCGTAAGGCGCTGTTCGAGCATTACACCGGAAAGATCGCGGCCACCGATTACCTGGACGTGGAGCAGCTTGCCAGGCTGACCACGGGACTTAGTCCGGCTGCGATCGCGGCATCCGTCAACTCCGCCGCACTCGTCGCAGCCCGCACGGGATGCTCGTCGTTGGGCATGAAGCACCTCTGTGAAGCGATCGAGATCCAGAGCATGGGTGAAGCCTCTGGGAAGGTTCTTACCGAGGCGGAACGCCGGCGCATCGCCATTCACGAGGCGGGCCACGCCATTGTTTCCGCCCATACGAATACAGGTACTCTCGAAAAGGTCACGATCCTGCCACGGGGTCCGGCGCTCGGCGTCACCCTGGTCACTCCTAATAAGGAGACGGAACTCTATCTGCGTTCCGAGCTCGAAAACCGCATTCAGATGTACTTGGGCGGCCGCATCGCCGAGAGGCTTGTCCTCGGTGACGTCTCATCGGGAGCAGCAAGCGACCTGACCGAGGCTTCGATCCTGGCCTTCAGGATGGTGGCCGAGATGGGCATGAGCAAGGACGGGAAGTTGTTCAGCCTCGGTGCATGCCAGAAACTCGGCCTGCACACTGATCATCTGTTCTACCTCGATCAGACGCAGGAGCTTCTGAACGAGATGGAATCGCGGTGCACGCAGATGCTCGAAGAGCTCAGGCCCGCGCTCGACGAACTGGTAGAGATGCTTCTCGAACGCGAGACGGTTCCTGGCGAAGAGGTGAAGGCTCTCGTGCTTAACCTCAGTGAACCTGTTCTGGTTTGA
- a CDS encoding DeoR/GlpR family DNA-binding transcription regulator translates to MSINTDKRAKEILRLLLSHGRASVEELTSALGTSPASIRRDLVRLEARGLVHRTLGGAMLAGNGNPVYEPFRFDASFQVREDRFASEKQRIARAAAALVQENETIGFSAGTTTTLVARQLLHRKNINVITNAVNIGMELSSSNKLHTTLTGGTLRWAGAFSLVGPTAIESLAHVVMDRLFLSATGVDAERGATLIQPDEAAVFRVMARQARQLIVVADSSKMGLVSPAVVCAPVEIDLLITDNGISEETARTFAASGVKILAV, encoded by the coding sequence ATGTCTATCAATACGGACAAACGCGCCAAGGAGATTCTGCGGCTGCTGCTGAGCCACGGAAGAGCCTCAGTCGAGGAACTGACATCCGCACTTGGTACGTCTCCGGCTAGTATTCGCCGGGACCTCGTTCGCCTAGAGGCGCGGGGGCTGGTGCACCGCACGCTTGGCGGTGCGATGCTGGCCGGCAATGGAAATCCCGTGTATGAGCCGTTCCGCTTCGATGCTTCCTTCCAAGTGCGCGAAGACCGGTTTGCATCCGAGAAGCAGCGGATTGCGCGCGCGGCCGCGGCGCTGGTGCAGGAAAACGAAACCATTGGCTTCTCCGCAGGAACCACCACAACATTGGTAGCCCGTCAGCTGTTGCACCGGAAGAACATCAACGTCATTACAAATGCCGTGAACATTGGCATGGAACTGAGTTCCAGCAACAAGCTTCACACTACCCTGACAGGCGGAACGCTGCGCTGGGCCGGTGCATTCTCGCTCGTAGGCCCAACGGCCATCGAGTCACTTGCGCATGTGGTTATGGATCGCTTATTCCTCAGCGCAACAGGTGTCGATGCTGAACGCGGGGCTACTCTCATCCAGCCGGACGAGGCAGCGGTCTTTCGGGTCATGGCCCGTCAGGCGCGACAGCTGATCGTAGTGGCTGACTCAAGCAAAATGGGCCTGGTCAGCCCCGCGGTGGTGTGTGCTCCGGTGGAGATCGACCTGCTGATCACCGATAACGGCATCAGTGAAGAGACAGCACGAACGTTTGCAGCCAGTGGAGTGAAGATCCTGGCAGTTTAG
- a CDS encoding GumC family protein yields the protein MAIDTSRSDFEASVSYPPAETVLQSEKTDGRLLDLLAIILERKRIILWIMAGFAIASIVVSLLLPARYSAEVTLLPPQQNSSLASLPAGLANLSGVAAMAGSSLGLKNPNDTFVAMLKSRTVEDGMVQHFRLMDEYHARYASDARKKFEKYASVDGSRKDGLIHIVVEDHDPKRAAELANGYVEQFRGLSSHLAITEAAHRRAFFEQQLEQAKNNLANAEEAMKVTEQKTGLIELNSQARALIESAAALRAQIAAKEVQIRALSTFATSENAQLKQAQEELAALQAQMAQLGGSADGTDGGLLVPKGKVPGSSLEYVRKLRDVKYYETIFDILARQFEMAKLDEAKEGPLVQVVDSAVPPDKRSFPQRSLIVISATLAGLLIGILFAFFSALYQHTQLDPVLSSKMRRIRELLWLRKLAT from the coding sequence ATGGCAATTGACACATCTCGGTCTGACTTTGAAGCAAGTGTCAGCTATCCTCCTGCTGAGACCGTACTACAAAGCGAAAAGACTGATGGGCGGTTACTCGACCTGCTGGCGATTATCCTGGAGCGAAAGCGGATCATTCTGTGGATCATGGCAGGGTTCGCAATCGCGTCGATTGTCGTCTCTCTTCTCTTGCCCGCTCGGTACAGCGCTGAGGTCACGCTTCTTCCCCCTCAGCAGAATTCGTCCCTGGCTTCCCTACCCGCCGGATTGGCGAACCTGAGCGGCGTTGCCGCTATGGCAGGAAGCAGTCTGGGGTTAAAGAATCCGAACGATACATTCGTTGCGATGCTGAAGAGCCGTACCGTCGAAGATGGGATGGTGCAGCATTTCCGGCTGATGGACGAGTATCACGCCCGTTATGCATCCGACGCCCGAAAGAAGTTTGAAAAATACGCATCCGTAGACGGCAGCCGCAAGGATGGGCTGATCCACATCGTTGTGGAGGACCACGATCCGAAGCGCGCTGCGGAATTGGCTAATGGCTACGTTGAGCAGTTCCGCGGTCTTTCCAGCCATCTGGCCATCACCGAAGCGGCCCATCGGCGTGCGTTCTTCGAGCAGCAACTGGAGCAGGCCAAGAACAACCTTGCGAATGCCGAAGAAGCGATGAAGGTAACCGAACAGAAGACAGGCCTCATCGAGCTAAACAGCCAGGCCCGCGCCTTGATCGAGTCCGCAGCGGCGCTCCGAGCCCAAATCGCGGCGAAGGAAGTGCAAATTCGCGCATTGAGCACATTTGCCACCTCTGAAAATGCTCAGCTGAAACAGGCTCAGGAAGAACTGGCTGCTCTTCAGGCTCAGATGGCGCAGTTGGGCGGTTCAGCTGATGGAACGGATGGGGGCTTGCTGGTGCCGAAGGGAAAGGTGCCTGGGTCGAGCCTCGAATATGTTCGTAAACTGCGTGACGTCAAGTATTACGAGACTATCTTCGACATTCTGGCGCGTCAGTTCGAGATGGCGAAGCTGGATGAGGCGAAGGAAGGGCCACTGGTCCAGGTGGTCGATTCGGCCGTGCCGCCTGACAAGCGATCCTTCCCGCAGCGCAGCCTGATTGTAATTTCCGCTACCCTGGCAGGCTTGCTCATCGGCATATTGTTTGCGTTCTTCTCAGCGCTCTATCAGCACACTCAACTGGATCCGGTACTGTCGTCAAAGATGCGGAGAATCCGAGAATTGCTGTGGCTGCGGAAACTAGCGACGTAG
- a CDS encoding ABC transporter ATP-binding protein, with product MIDCRAASKSYASQPVLRGIDLVVEPGICALLGANGAGKSTLLRLLSGLEEPDDGSVFIDGLGFRDHPVEIRRNLGVLPEGLGLFESLTIIENLMAIGPIYGLTKSETAARATNLLGLFELTQGRHTVARNCSFGMRKKTALAMALLHRPKVLLLDEPFEGIDPSSSAVIEMLLGQLSSDGATILLTSHILSIVQKIATRVVILRHGRIESDFNPPTINEEVEEVYFNIVGKPQPEVLDWLGS from the coding sequence GTGATCGACTGCAGAGCCGCGTCGAAGAGTTATGCCTCTCAGCCTGTTCTCCGAGGCATAGACCTGGTCGTAGAACCTGGCATTTGCGCCTTGTTAGGGGCTAACGGTGCTGGCAAATCCACGCTGCTGCGCTTGCTCTCCGGGCTAGAAGAGCCAGACGACGGTTCCGTGTTCATCGATGGACTGGGTTTCCGAGATCATCCAGTTGAAATCCGGCGGAATTTAGGTGTATTGCCCGAGGGGCTCGGGCTGTTCGAGTCTTTAACCATCATCGAAAACCTGATGGCAATCGGACCTATTTATGGGCTCACGAAAAGCGAAACGGCAGCACGGGCAACGAACCTATTAGGACTATTCGAGCTTACCCAAGGACGCCACACGGTTGCGCGAAATTGTTCGTTCGGCATGCGGAAGAAGACCGCCTTGGCTATGGCCCTCCTGCACAGACCGAAGGTCCTTCTGCTTGACGAGCCGTTTGAAGGCATTGATCCCTCATCCTCCGCGGTCATTGAAATGCTGCTTGGCCAACTCTCCAGCGATGGCGCTACGATCTTGCTCACCTCTCACATTCTGTCAATCGTGCAAAAGATAGCCACCCGCGTAGTCATTCTTCGCCATGGTCGCATTGAATCGGATTTCAACCCACCCACGATAAACGAGGAAGTTGAGGAGGTATATTTCAACATCGTTGGCAAGCCGCAGCCGGAGGTCTTGGATTGGCTCGGTTCCTAG
- a CDS encoding TonB-dependent receptor, with protein sequence MKAGQLLRMIGAAMALLFSLSAAMAQSVTASITGTVTDPSGAVINGAHVVARNLSTGVETSATTNDAGSYRIEYLPIGQYVETITAQGFAKSSIPAFTLEALQTATFNVKLSVGAESTTMEVTAATPILNTSDYTLSGTFTENTISNFPLKSLDFSALTLYVPGAASTFGNTGTNSIERSTYYSDSVNMNGNRAQANNYTLEGIDMNETFNNLISYSPAPAALGEVKVLTANTPAEFGNVNGAGVVSVLKSGTNQFHGSAYGYVQDYRLNANSWQNGNQTPVVPINPYSQDQFGGTFGGPIFRNKLFFFVDYLGSRYHTGGIGTVSVLTQRMRSGDFSELLTGTKPIQLYDPLNNNQPYAGNMGVPIVNPVAQYLIAHQDLYPEPNATPTDGIAANNYQAHTRSFKANNQGDIKVDYQISQRDKLSSFFAISTAYDGTTPVLPISFSGPNLYPTKLGGANWVHTFSPNLLNSLRIGFTRTEWAQNFSVDSTGQFGTSGNQKVGINFPNQTLPGYSGQNISGGIFAGGNPVYGGGLIDNTYSYIDALSWQKSRHYFTFGLSMLRYQNNYPTANNNGYLGQLTYNGNFTKDVTGANTESGYGGADFVLDRISAAAVTFASVNVGQRQWRTGIYFNDDFKLTPELTINYGFRYELDQPWVEMNNKTGNIDEATGQVIYAHAVPAGAPAGSGVCKNPGCYDWNFHQFMPRFGFAYQFNPRAVLRGGYNATSFFEGNSSNQRLTSITPFIQAMNVSIIQPTSDSITQPLNTQNAFAQSAQSGGTYNVYPQNMQPAYIHNYNLTLEYALTHLLSLQAGYVGESGQHIEDYGNINQYRIPGDATSAPYYNNAYIGCQTAAATQICSNPLLVTESRAMMNYNALQAILRQRVSDTGLEYTVNYTYSKAMTNSLGNYALNVNGYSGAFQNYYDSGADYGPAGYDLTHNLTATAVYALPVGHGKRYLANTNRVIDEIAGGWRIATAVMSYSGFPQTVTTGISNNTLSYGQERANQYRPLHIRHRTLSNWFGDDPSAQPCRTAGSDNGVCAFGAPAQNTFGTSRNGSVRGPGFHNVDMSMMKDFRIVHEHYLGFRFDAFNAFNIVSYGNPATGIDDKTFGQIVQQNSIRSNERHLQFSAHYTF encoded by the coding sequence ATGAAGGCAGGTCAACTTCTCAGGATGATCGGAGCCGCCATGGCGCTTCTGTTCAGCCTGTCTGCTGCAATGGCGCAGTCCGTGACTGCCTCGATCACCGGCACCGTCACCGACCCCAGCGGCGCCGTGATCAATGGGGCTCATGTCGTCGCGCGTAACCTCAGCACCGGCGTCGAAACATCGGCCACCACCAACGATGCGGGCTCCTATCGAATCGAGTATCTCCCGATAGGGCAATACGTGGAGACGATAACGGCTCAGGGATTTGCCAAGTCATCGATTCCGGCATTCACGCTCGAGGCCCTGCAGACGGCCACCTTCAACGTCAAGTTGTCCGTCGGAGCTGAATCGACCACCATGGAGGTCACGGCTGCGACCCCGATCCTGAACACCAGCGACTACACGTTGAGCGGCACTTTCACTGAGAACACGATCTCGAATTTCCCGCTCAAGAGCCTGGACTTCAGCGCACTCACGCTCTACGTGCCCGGTGCCGCCAGCACCTTTGGCAACACGGGCACAAACTCCATCGAGCGCAGCACGTATTACAGCGACTCCGTGAACATGAACGGAAACCGCGCGCAGGCCAATAACTACACGCTTGAAGGCATCGACATGAACGAGACCTTCAACAACCTGATCTCGTATAGCCCGGCGCCAGCGGCTCTGGGCGAAGTGAAAGTGCTGACAGCTAACACGCCGGCCGAGTTTGGCAACGTGAATGGCGCGGGCGTGGTGAGCGTACTGAAGAGCGGCACCAACCAGTTTCATGGTTCGGCGTATGGATATGTGCAGGACTACCGATTGAATGCGAACAGCTGGCAGAACGGGAACCAGACGCCGGTGGTTCCTATCAATCCTTACTCGCAGGACCAGTTTGGCGGCACTTTCGGCGGTCCCATCTTCCGCAACAAGCTCTTCTTCTTCGTGGATTATCTTGGCTCCCGCTATCACACGGGTGGCATCGGCACGGTAAGCGTGTTGACGCAGAGAATGCGCAGTGGAGATTTTTCTGAGCTCCTCACCGGGACCAAGCCCATTCAGCTCTATGACCCGTTGAACAACAACCAGCCGTATGCCGGCAACATGGGTGTTCCGATTGTCAACCCAGTGGCGCAATACCTGATTGCCCACCAGGATCTCTATCCTGAGCCGAACGCGACTCCCACTGATGGGATCGCGGCGAACAACTACCAGGCGCACACCCGCAGCTTCAAGGCCAACAACCAGGGGGACATCAAGGTCGATTACCAGATCAGCCAGCGCGATAAGCTGTCGAGCTTCTTTGCCATTTCTACCGCCTATGACGGAACGACGCCCGTGCTGCCCATCAGCTTCAGTGGGCCGAACCTCTATCCCACGAAGCTCGGCGGCGCCAACTGGGTGCACACCTTCTCGCCCAATCTTCTCAACTCGCTACGTATCGGCTTCACGCGGACGGAATGGGCGCAGAACTTCTCAGTCGATTCAACGGGGCAGTTTGGCACCAGCGGCAATCAGAAGGTCGGCATCAACTTCCCGAATCAGACGCTGCCTGGCTACTCAGGCCAGAACATCTCGGGCGGTATCTTTGCCGGCGGCAATCCGGTGTATGGCGGTGGCCTCATCGACAACACCTACAGCTACATCGATGCACTGAGCTGGCAGAAGAGCCGCCACTACTTCACCTTCGGCCTCTCGATGCTTCGCTATCAGAACAACTACCCGACGGCCAACAATAACGGCTACCTGGGGCAGCTCACCTATAACGGCAACTTCACCAAGGACGTGACAGGCGCCAACACCGAGTCCGGATACGGCGGAGCCGATTTTGTGCTCGACCGCATCAGCGCAGCTGCCGTTACCTTCGCCAGTGTCAACGTAGGCCAGCGCCAGTGGCGCACCGGCATCTACTTCAACGACGACTTCAAGCTGACTCCCGAGCTCACCATTAACTACGGCTTCCGGTACGAACTTGATCAGCCGTGGGTGGAAATGAACAACAAGACCGGGAACATAGACGAGGCGACCGGACAGGTCATCTACGCGCACGCAGTTCCAGCGGGGGCGCCGGCAGGATCCGGAGTCTGCAAGAACCCCGGCTGTTACGACTGGAACTTCCATCAGTTCATGCCGCGATTTGGCTTCGCGTATCAATTTAATCCGCGAGCTGTTTTGCGCGGCGGATACAACGCCACCAGCTTCTTTGAAGGCAACTCGTCGAACCAACGCCTCACGTCGATCACGCCCTTCATCCAGGCCATGAACGTGAGCATCATACAGCCGACTTCTGACTCGATTACGCAACCGCTCAACACGCAGAACGCCTTTGCGCAGTCAGCACAGTCAGGCGGTACCTACAACGTGTACCCGCAGAACATGCAGCCGGCCTACATCCACAACTACAACCTGACGCTGGAATATGCACTGACGCATCTGCTGTCGCTGCAGGCCGGCTATGTGGGTGAGAGCGGGCAGCACATTGAAGACTACGGCAACATTAACCAGTACAGGATTCCGGGCGATGCGACCTCGGCGCCCTACTATAACAACGCCTACATCGGATGCCAGACGGCAGCTGCCACGCAGATCTGCTCCAATCCTCTGTTGGTGACTGAGTCGCGCGCCATGATGAACTACAACGCGCTCCAGGCCATCCTGCGCCAGCGCGTCTCCGATACCGGCCTTGAGTACACGGTCAACTACACCTACAGCAAGGCAATGACGAACAGCCTTGGCAACTATGCGCTAAACGTCAACGGCTACAGCGGTGCATTCCAGAATTACTACGACAGCGGCGCGGACTACGGCCCGGCCGGCTACGACCTCACGCATAACCTCACGGCCACGGCTGTATATGCCCTGCCGGTCGGCCACGGCAAACGCTATCTCGCCAACACCAACCGCGTAATCGATGAGATTGCGGGAGGATGGAGAATCGCCACGGCCGTCATGTCCTACAGCGGCTTCCCGCAGACCGTCACGACCGGGATCAGCAACAACACCCTGAGCTACGGTCAAGAGCGCGCGAATCAGTATCGTCCGCTGCACATTCGCCACCGCACGCTGAGTAACTGGTTCGGCGACGATCCTTCGGCGCAGCCCTGCAGGACCGCCGGTTCTGACAACGGCGTGTGCGCCTTCGGTGCCCCGGCGCAGAACACCTTCGGTACATCCCGCAACGGGTCGGTGCGAGGCCCGGGCTTCCACAACGTGGACATGTCGATGATGAAGGACTTCCGCATTGTGCATGAGCACTATCTGGGTTTCCGGTTTGATGCTTTCAACGCATTCAACATCGTGAGCTACGGCAATCCTGCCACCGGCATCGACGACAAGACCTTTGGACAGATCGTGCAGCAGAATTCGATTCGTTCTAACGAACGCCATCTGCAGTTCTCGGCGCATTACACGTTCTGA
- a CDS encoding peptide-N4-asparagine amidase produces MTATSSPRTWLAGLATLLSFACATAALAQVVVVPPTPQIGSSNPITAEPPVSRPHTTPCVVPLFNNLAFADFTLKTFSYAPPSACPGPWAKVVFTADFTVTAGRQFDRTAAFYLGHANIYYGTTAEPRKTLSPSWHVESDVTDLSAIFASPQTGEANIGNFVGVSGGVTYNGIIYANAALEFYPAGGGAGAPVTPDIVVPVNGGGGDAGTLNTTSDTISQTLNLPTNVERVYLDVIAQSQSNDEFWYFCVPNDQTSNLESCGNTAFRETEIWIDGQPAGVAPVYPWIYTGGIDPYLWEPIPGVQTLNFKPYRVDLTPFAGVLSDGGTHTVAVSVYNANSYFLATANLLAYLDHGIAKVSGGLLKNTLSMAPTPTVDEEISTGAGPTYTGTVTVGSKRNFEISGYINTSHGRVETTINQTVGFLSKQQFDVNANTDIQNAQQLTTVDSRTNVRGGINSGVVEQHFSYPLAINYSFLVNADGSFSQTTTSDQQDLIREVNNTGWGPASVRNLSNEVHATDTLKWDSSGSFLGPTGSKTTQTYRLQTSKGQCWDRTITAAAQVLTSVTDGPGCKH; encoded by the coding sequence ATGACAGCAACGTCTTCCCCCAGGACATGGCTGGCCGGATTGGCCACCCTGCTCTCGTTTGCGTGCGCAACAGCGGCCCTCGCTCAAGTGGTAGTAGTGCCGCCAACCCCGCAGATCGGCTCGTCAAACCCCATCACCGCCGAACCGCCGGTTTCCCGTCCGCACACCACTCCGTGCGTCGTGCCGCTGTTCAACAATCTCGCCTTTGCCGATTTCACGCTGAAAACGTTCAGCTACGCGCCGCCGTCCGCATGTCCCGGCCCCTGGGCCAAGGTCGTCTTCACGGCCGATTTCACCGTAACCGCAGGCCGTCAGTTCGATCGCACCGCCGCCTTCTATCTGGGCCACGCCAACATCTACTACGGCACCACCGCTGAACCGCGCAAAACCCTCAGCCCCTCATGGCATGTGGAAAGCGATGTGACCGACCTGTCCGCCATCTTCGCGTCTCCGCAGACCGGCGAAGCCAACATCGGCAACTTCGTAGGCGTTTCCGGTGGCGTGACCTACAACGGCATCATCTACGCCAACGCTGCGCTCGAGTTCTACCCGGCCGGCGGCGGTGCTGGGGCTCCCGTCACGCCCGACATCGTCGTCCCCGTCAATGGAGGCGGTGGAGATGCAGGCACGCTCAACACCACCTCCGATACCATCTCGCAGACGCTGAACCTGCCCACGAATGTGGAGCGCGTCTATCTCGACGTAATCGCACAGAGCCAGTCCAACGATGAGTTCTGGTATTTCTGCGTGCCCAACGACCAGACCTCCAACCTGGAGAGCTGCGGCAACACCGCATTCCGCGAGACAGAAATCTGGATCGATGGACAGCCCGCCGGCGTTGCGCCTGTTTACCCGTGGATCTACACCGGCGGCATCGATCCCTATCTATGGGAACCTATTCCCGGTGTGCAGACGCTTAACTTTAAGCCCTATCGAGTCGACCTTACGCCGTTCGCAGGTGTTCTCTCCGACGGCGGCACCCACACCGTCGCGGTCAGCGTGTATAACGCGAACAGCTACTTCCTCGCTACCGCCAACCTTCTCGCCTATTTGGATCACGGCATTGCGAAGGTCTCCGGCGGCTTGCTCAAGAACACTTTGAGCATGGCTCCTACGCCGACTGTAGATGAAGAGATCTCCACCGGCGCAGGCCCCACTTACACGGGCACCGTCACCGTCGGCTCAAAACGAAACTTCGAGATCAGTGGCTACATCAACACCTCGCACGGCCGCGTCGAAACCACAATCAACCAGACCGTCGGCTTCCTGAGCAAGCAGCAGTTCGACGTCAACGCGAACACCGACATCCAGAACGCGCAACAACTCACGACCGTAGACTCGCGAACCAACGTACGCGGCGGTATCAACTCGGGCGTTGTGGAGCAACATTTCTCCTATCCGCTCGCCATCAACTACTCATTCCTCGTCAACGCAGACGGCAGCTTCAGCCAGACCACAACCAGCGACCAGCAGGACCTCATTCGTGAGGTCAACAACACTGGCTGGGGTCCGGCATCCGTAAGGAACCTGAGCAACGAGGTTCACGCCACCGACACGCTCAAATGGGACTCAAGCGGGAGCTTCCTCGGACCGACAGGCAGCAAGACCACGCAGACCTACCGCCTTCAGACCTCGAAAGGCCAGTGCTGGGATCGCACAATCACTGCGGCTGCTCAGGTGCTGACCTCCGTCACCGACGGCCCCGGCTGCAAACACTAG
- a CDS encoding copper homeostasis protein CutC — translation MKLEVCVDSVESSIAAAKGGAERIELCSALSEDGITPSVGLIDIVRRCVDIDVFVIIRPRGGSFVYSEPELEVMRSDISAAKTRGVNGVVLGLLNEDGTIDRPHTTELIELARPMEVTFHRAFDASQNLSDALEDVIACGADRLLTAGGPSDAMNNLDSLAALQAQAAGRIRIMAGGGIRIGNVREIALRTGIAEMHTSLNSKGQDSGFDGGGGPDTVRDAGYYVVKQSDVEAFRSALREISVRS, via the coding sequence ATGAAACTCGAAGTATGTGTGGATTCCGTCGAGTCATCGATCGCTGCTGCCAAAGGAGGCGCGGAGCGGATCGAACTCTGCAGCGCATTGAGTGAAGATGGGATCACGCCGAGTGTAGGTCTCATCGACATCGTAAGAAGATGCGTGGATATCGACGTCTTCGTAATCATTCGCCCTCGCGGCGGCTCGTTCGTCTATTCCGAACCTGAACTGGAAGTCATGCGCAGCGATATCTCCGCAGCGAAGACTCGGGGCGTGAATGGCGTGGTTCTTGGGCTGTTGAATGAAGACGGCACGATCGACCGGCCGCATACCACCGAACTCATCGAACTGGCGCGTCCGATGGAAGTGACATTTCATCGCGCATTCGACGCCTCGCAAAACCTCTCCGACGCGCTTGAAGATGTGATCGCATGCGGGGCCGATCGGCTGCTCACCGCGGGCGGCCCCTCAGATGCGATGAACAATCTGGATTCTCTCGCTGCGCTGCAAGCTCAGGCGGCCGGCCGCATTCGGATCATGGCGGGCGGCGGTATTCGCATTGGAAACGTGCGCGAAATCGCTTTGCGAACCGGGATTGCCGAGATGCATACGTCGCTTAATTCGAAGGGCCAGGACTCGGGATTCGATGGCGGCGGCGGCCCCGATACCGTGCGCGACGCCGGATACTACGTGGTGAAGCAGAGTGACGTGGAAGCGTTTCGATCTGCACTCCGCGAAATCTCGGTGCGAAGCTGA